In Silene latifolia isolate original U9 population chromosome X, ASM4854445v1, whole genome shotgun sequence, the following proteins share a genomic window:
- the LOC141618804 gene encoding putative mitochondrial protein AtMg00860 codes for MPRPETEKEIQGFLGRLQYISRFVAKLKMICEPIFKNLKVGERVMWDDQCQAAFDKVKEVLSSPPVLSPPVVGLPLSLFLTVIDTAMGAMLAQTVEKKKELFTTLVKSF; via the coding sequence ATGCCCCGACCCGAGACCGAGAAAGAAATTCAAGGTTTCCTAGGAAGACTTCAATACATAAGCCGTTTCGTCGCGAAGTTGAAGATGATTTGTGAGCCGATCTTTAAGAATCTGAAGGTCGGAGAACGTGTTATGTGGGATGACCAATGTCAGGCCGCATTCGATAAAGTAAAAGAAGTACTGTCTTCTCCACCAGTTTTGAGCCCACCAGTAGTCGGGCTACCACTATCGCTATTTCTAACTGTTATAGATACGGCAATGGGAGCTATGCTAGCCCAAACAgttgaaaagaagaaagagctatttactacattagtaaaaagttttTAG